The following nucleotide sequence is from Oscillospiraceae bacterium.
CCAAGGATAGAATTCTTCTTGACATTTACACTGCCAGGTTTCGGCCAGACGGGGGAGGGTCCAGGCGGCGTTGGCGGGGCTGGTGGAGGGGAGGATGAGGCAGTCGCGGCCCGTGTGGGGGCGGCAGTGCAGGCGGTAGAGCCGCCCCGCGGTTTGGCCGTTGGCGCAGATACGCAGCGCGGGCCGCGCCGCCAGAAGAGGCCCCAAGTCGTTTGCCTGCACGTTCCGGATGCTGGCATCCGACGAGCCTGTGATCTCGCAGCTGGCCACTACGTCCCACAGTGCGACACCGAGTACACGCAGCAGGGCTTTCTTGCCCTCGATATCCTCCGCGGCCGGCGGCGTGTCCGCACCGGCCAGCAGGGCCATGAGCGGCCAAAACCGATTGCGCGGATGTCCGTAATAAAAGCCCGCCGCCCGGGAGGCCCGGGACGGCAGGCTGCCCAAGATCAGCACATGGGGCGCCCCCTCTAAAAAGGGCGCAAACGGATGGCATATTTGTTCCACAGTGTCCGCCTCTGTCACGAACATCTCCCCCGCTGCTTTTACAAAACAAGCCCGGACGTTTTATCCAAACCATTCCATCTGGTGCAGAACACACACGACTGGTAAACAGGCGAGATGTCCGCGAGCAACGCTCCGGCAAACGTGAGCTTTTCTTCATGATTTAACAACCCAAACGACAGGCAGTCTTTCGGTCTCTCGATGCGCTGTTTTGTGACCTGTTTGTAGGCTGACTCGAACAATGAGAAACTGTAGTCCGTCAGCAAATATTTGGTTTCCAGTGCGTCAAATGTTTGATTCTGCCCTTTGCGGCGGACTGTCCGGGTGTCTTTAGTATATCGTGCGGCACGCAGGTTTGCAAGAGGGAGTTGTGTCGGGCACTTTGATTGTATCCTTCGCGGAAATCGGAGTTGTTTTACACGGCGCAGGCGATCGCGCGGGAGACGGGGTCCGG
It contains:
- a CDS encoding DNA-deoxyinosine glycosylase gives rise to the protein MEQICHPFAPFLEGAPHVLILGSLPSRASRAAGFYYGHPRNRFWPLMALLAGADTPPAAEDIEGKKALLRVLGVALWDVVASCEITGSSDASIRNVQANDLGPLLAARPALRICANGQTAGRLYRLHCRPHTGRDCLILPSTSPANAAWTLPRLAETWQCKCQEEFYPWRS